A genomic window from Silene latifolia isolate original U9 population chromosome Y, ASM4854445v1, whole genome shotgun sequence includes:
- the LOC141627498 gene encoding uncharacterized protein LOC141627498, protein MGLGEYKSVKDEVLIPSGESVTCGKLYRGVSMVVGQVDFPVNLFEFPLDGFKVIVRMNWLGKYKETIDCHQKKVSLRGPKGIRVSYQGFIVRPKVKIIAAVTLKSYLRKGCLMILCHERDTRMEEPSATEIPVVGEFEDVFPEEIPGLPTKMDIDFSVELKPGTRPISKAPYGMGPKELEELENQLNKLLEKGYIGPSVSP, encoded by the coding sequence ATGGGTTTGGGGGAGTATAAGTCAGTAAAAGATGAAGTTTTAATACCGTCAGGGGAGTCTGTGACTTGTGGGAAGTTGTATAGAGGGGTGTCGATGGTTGTTGGGCAAGTAGACTTTCCAGTTAACTTGTTCGAATTTCCTTTGGATGGATTTAAGGTCATTGTCAGGATGAATTGGTTAGGTAAGTATAAAGAAACTATCGATTGTCATCAGAAAAaggtgtctttgagaggtcctaaggggattagggTTTCTTATCAAGGGTTTATAGTCAGACCCAAAGTTAAGATTATTGCAGCTGtgactttaaagtcatatttAAGGAAGGGATGTCTTATGATCCTTTGCCATGAGAGGGATACTCGCATGGAGGAGCCGTCAGCAACAGAGATACCAGTTGTGGGTGAATTCGAGGATGTCTTTCCAGAAGAGATACCGGGATTACCTACTAAGATGGACATTGACTTCAGTGTGGAGCTTAAACCAGGGACGAGACCCATATCTAAGGCACCGTACGGTATGGGACCAAAAGAGTTAGAAGAGTTGGAGAATCAGTTGAACAAATTGCTAGAAAAGGGATACATCggacctagtgtatcgccttga